A single genomic interval of Candidatus Angelobacter sp. harbors:
- a CDS encoding PfkB family carbohydrate kinase, translating to MSVLVVGSTALDSIKTPCRDNPRLLGGSASHAAVAASFFSPVKLVGVVGDDFPKRYVRLYRRHGIDLEGLQVSAGKTFHWAGEYEVNMNNRRTLATELGVFETFTPNLPASYRRAPFVLLANIAPALQHHVLDQMQRPRFVAADTMDLWLNIALGDLLKLLRRIDAFVLNDSEARQLTKEDNVIAGAKKIHRLGPRYVIVKKGEHGALLSSPSGMFISPAFPLDRVVDPTGAGDSFIGGLMGYLAGSRGGLDANLRRAMIYGSAVASFCCEGFGLARTTRITRAAIDQRVNQLERMVRLF from the coding sequence ATGAGTGTTCTTGTTGTCGGTTCCACCGCGCTTGATTCCATCAAGACCCCTTGCCGCGATAACCCGCGCCTGCTCGGGGGCTCGGCCAGCCATGCGGCCGTCGCCGCCAGTTTTTTCTCGCCGGTGAAGTTGGTCGGCGTCGTAGGCGACGATTTTCCGAAGCGCTACGTCCGGCTCTACCGCCGTCACGGCATTGACCTCGAAGGATTACAGGTGTCGGCCGGAAAAACCTTCCATTGGGCGGGCGAGTACGAAGTTAACATGAACAATCGGCGCACGCTGGCAACCGAACTGGGTGTGTTCGAAACCTTCACACCCAACCTGCCGGCGTCCTATCGTCGAGCACCCTTTGTTCTCCTGGCCAACATCGCGCCCGCTTTACAGCATCACGTGCTCGACCAGATGCAGCGCCCCAGATTCGTGGCCGCCGACACGATGGACTTGTGGCTCAACATCGCCTTGGGCGACCTGCTCAAGCTTCTTCGCCGTATTGACGCTTTCGTGCTGAACGACAGCGAAGCTCGTCAACTGACAAAAGAAGACAACGTGATCGCCGGAGCGAAAAAGATCCACCGTTTGGGACCGCGCTATGTGATTGTGAAGAAAGGGGAGCACGGGGCATTGCTTTCTTCACCGAGCGGAATGTTTATTTCGCCAGCGTTTCCCCTGGACAGAGTCGTTGATCCCACGGGCGCTGGCGATTCTTTCATTGGCGGGTTGATGGGTTATCTCGCTGGAAGCAGGGGCGGTTTGGATGCCAACCTTAGAAGGGCTATGATCTATGGTAGCGCAGTGGCATCTTTTTGTTGCGAAGGGTTTGGTCTGGCCCGCACGACAAGAATCACGCGTGCAGCTATCGATCAGCGCGTCAATCAGCTTGAACGAATGGTTCGACTGT
- the accC gene encoding acetyl-CoA carboxylase biotin carboxylase subunit produces MFEKILVANRGEIAVRIIRACKELNIRTVAVYSEVDANSMHVQLADEAICIGKAPSSESYLRIDRIISAAEITDVDAIHAGYGFLSENAHFADVCENCNIRFIGPSSRAMNALQDKAVSRALAKKAGVPTPPGSDGMVENEQDAIINAKRIGYPVMIKAIAGGGGRGMRVAHNDISLIKGYHTARSEAEKAFGNSGVYIEKFIEKPHHIEFQILGDNRGNIIHLGERDCSIQRRNQKIVEETPSPLIENKFKDLRKKMGKAAVRIAEVAHYTNAGTVEFIVDDSGHFYFLEVNKRIQVEHPITEEVTGLDLVKHQILIAMGEPLKLSQNDVTFKGHAIECRINAEDPFDDFRPCPGRVEMYYQPGGRGVRVDSHAYAGYTIPPTYDSLISKLITYGKDRREAMDKMSRALGEYMITGIKTTIPFEQAILQDPNFRRGVYSTNFVDQLLGGARRELIEDKA; encoded by the coding sequence ATGTTTGAAAAAATCCTGGTGGCAAACCGCGGCGAAATCGCCGTCCGGATCATCCGCGCGTGCAAGGAACTGAACATCCGCACTGTGGCCGTCTATTCGGAAGTGGACGCCAATTCCATGCATGTGCAGCTCGCCGACGAAGCCATTTGCATCGGCAAGGCGCCCAGCAGCGAAAGCTACCTGCGCATCGACCGCATCATTAGCGCGGCGGAGATCACAGATGTTGACGCCATTCACGCCGGTTATGGCTTTCTATCCGAGAACGCGCACTTTGCTGACGTTTGCGAGAATTGCAACATCCGGTTTATCGGCCCGAGTTCGCGCGCGATGAACGCGCTCCAGGACAAGGCGGTAAGCCGCGCATTGGCCAAGAAAGCCGGTGTTCCCACGCCACCGGGCTCCGACGGTATGGTGGAGAACGAGCAGGACGCGATTATCAATGCCAAGAGGATAGGCTACCCCGTCATGATCAAGGCGATTGCCGGCGGTGGGGGACGCGGCATGCGCGTCGCGCATAATGACATCTCCTTGATCAAGGGCTACCACACGGCCCGCAGTGAAGCGGAAAAGGCCTTCGGGAACTCCGGGGTTTACATAGAAAAATTCATTGAAAAGCCCCACCATATCGAATTCCAAATCCTTGGCGACAATCGTGGCAATATCATCCATCTGGGGGAACGGGACTGTTCGATCCAAAGACGCAATCAAAAGATTGTCGAAGAGACGCCGTCACCGCTCATCGAGAATAAATTCAAGGATCTGCGTAAAAAAATGGGTAAAGCCGCTGTCCGCATCGCCGAAGTCGCCCACTACACCAACGCTGGGACGGTTGAGTTCATTGTGGATGACAGCGGTCACTTTTATTTCCTCGAAGTGAACAAACGGATTCAGGTCGAACACCCAATCACCGAGGAAGTCACCGGCTTGGATCTCGTCAAACACCAGATCCTGATCGCCATGGGTGAGCCACTGAAGCTTTCACAGAACGACGTCACCTTCAAAGGCCATGCCATCGAGTGTCGCATCAATGCCGAGGATCCGTTCGACGACTTTCGCCCCTGTCCGGGCCGGGTCGAAATGTATTATCAACCCGGCGGACGTGGTGTGCGCGTGGACAGCCACGCTTACGCGGGCTACACGATCCCTCCCACCTATGATTCACTGATCTCCAAGCTTATCACGTACGGGAAGGATCGGCGTGAAGCGATGGATAAAATGAGCCGTGCGCTAGGCGAATACATGATTACGGGCATCAAGACCACCATCCCTTTCGAGCAAGCAATTCTCCAGGATCCGAACTTTCGCCGTGGCGTCTATTCAACCAATTTCGTCGATCAACTGCTGGGCGGTGCGCGACGCGAATTGATCGAAGACAAAGCGTAA
- the thiE gene encoding thiamine phosphate synthase — MTPLSECRLYTFVDTAYLRNRPVHDVVGQLCDGGADLIQLRAKNLPGTEIRRLAEAIVPVTARAGVWFVINDHPQIAAEVGAPLCHLGQEDFFGAGRSNVAQVIPQSAELKIGLSSHAPAQAERAISAGAAYIAIGPVYATDTKPAARPVTLSYVRWAAANVRIPWFAIGGINLQNLDDVLAAGARRVCVVSAILSAPDIVEACQNFKNQLRSAPPRDPAL; from the coding sequence GTGACACCACTTTCAGAATGCCGGCTCTACACGTTTGTTGATACGGCTTACCTTCGCAACCGCCCCGTACACGATGTTGTCGGCCAGCTTTGCGATGGCGGCGCGGATTTGATCCAACTGCGTGCCAAAAACTTGCCAGGGACGGAAATCCGTCGGCTGGCCGAAGCAATTGTACCGGTCACTGCGCGGGCGGGCGTCTGGTTTGTCATCAACGACCACCCCCAAATCGCCGCAGAGGTCGGCGCGCCGCTATGCCACCTGGGACAGGAGGATTTTTTCGGCGCCGGGCGCTCGAATGTCGCTCAAGTCATTCCACAATCGGCCGAACTTAAAATCGGCCTCAGTTCGCATGCGCCAGCGCAGGCGGAACGCGCCATCTCTGCGGGCGCCGCTTATATTGCGATCGGGCCGGTTTACGCGACCGATACGAAGCCCGCCGCGAGGCCGGTCACTCTCAGCTACGTTCGCTGGGCCGCTGCCAACGTCAGAATCCCTTGGTTCGCCATCGGTGGCATTAACCTGCAAAATCTCGACGATGTCCTTGCCGCCGGCGCACGACGTGTCTGTGTTGTGTCGGCGATTTTGAGCGCGCCTGATATTGTCGAGGCTTGCCAGAACTTTAAGAACCAACTACGTTCCGCGCCGCCGCGAGACCCGGCATTGTGA
- the aroQ gene encoding type II 3-dehydroquinate dehydratase, which translates to MMKILFLNGPNLNLLGQREPEIYGRKTLAEIEAEVRKRATNVGSKVEFKQSNLEGELVNWIQAAKGKFDVVVLNAAAYTHTSVALRDAISAVGVPTIEIHLSNVHTRESFRKKSLIAPVCVGQIAGFGANSYILALEAAVNINDHAKRT; encoded by the coding sequence TTGATGAAGATACTTTTTCTTAACGGTCCGAATTTAAACTTGTTAGGTCAACGCGAACCGGAGATTTACGGACGAAAAACGCTGGCGGAGATAGAAGCTGAAGTGCGGAAGAGGGCGACAAACGTGGGCTCAAAGGTCGAATTCAAGCAATCGAACCTCGAAGGGGAATTGGTCAATTGGATTCAGGCGGCAAAGGGCAAGTTCGACGTGGTTGTTTTGAACGCAGCGGCTTACACACACACTAGCGTAGCGTTACGGGATGCGATATCGGCGGTCGGCGTACCGACAATCGAGATCCACCTTTCAAACGTGCATACACGCGAAAGCTTCCGTAAGAAATCACTGATTGCGCCGGTTTGTGTTGGGCAAATTGCAGGTTTTGGAGCGAATTCCTACATTTTAGCTTTGGAAGCTGCCGTTAACATTAACGACCACGCAAAGCGCACATGA
- the accB gene encoding acetyl-CoA carboxylase biotin carboxyl carrier protein — translation MDIKDIKAIIDLMKKNSISEFELERQDFKIRLKRGLNGGPGVSHEDLQGMGVPTPATQLSPHPVQTALHPASTAGTELEIKSPMIGTFYRAPSPESAAYVEIGTEVNPETVVCIIEAMKVMNEIKAEAKGVVTQILVENAKPVEFGQPLFKIRPV, via the coding sequence GTGGATATAAAAGACATTAAGGCCATTATCGATTTGATGAAGAAGAACTCCATATCGGAGTTCGAGCTCGAACGACAGGATTTTAAGATAAGGTTAAAGCGCGGTCTGAATGGCGGACCGGGTGTATCTCACGAGGACTTACAAGGAATGGGCGTGCCGACGCCAGCCACACAGTTGTCGCCGCATCCTGTGCAAACTGCATTACACCCCGCTTCGACTGCGGGCACCGAGTTGGAAATCAAATCACCAATGATAGGCACTTTTTACCGCGCGCCATCTCCTGAATCCGCTGCGTATGTTGAAATCGGCACTGAGGTTAACCCAGAGACCGTCGTTTGCATCATTGAGGCAATGAAGGTCATGAACGAGATCAAGGCCGAAGCCAAAGGCGTGGTAACGCAAATCCTGGTCGAGAATGCGAAACCAGTCGAGTTTGGCCAACCTCTGTTCAAAATCCGGCCCGTTTGA